One window from the genome of Paracoccus zhejiangensis encodes:
- a CDS encoding NADH-quinone oxidoreductase subunit M: MTNLLSIITFLPIVAAAIMAMFLRGDDAAAQTNAKWLALIATTATFLISLFVLAGFDPADTGFQFVEDHPWIMGLRYKMGVDGISILFVLLTTFLMPLTILSTWDVKTRVKEYMIAFLVLEGLMIGVFTALDLILFYLFFEAGLIPMFLIIGIWGGANRIYAAFKFFLYTFLGSVLMLVAMIVMYRAAGTTDIEQLLQFDFSSDPLHFLGWTIIGGTQTLLFLAFFASFAVKMPMWPVHTWLPDAHVQAPTAGSVVLAAVLLKMGGYGFLRFSLPMFPVASDIFQPVVFWMSAIAIVYTSLVALAQTDMKKLIAYSSVAHMGYVTMGVFAANQPGIDGAIFQMLSHGFISGALFLCVGVIYDRMHTREIDAYGGLVNRMPVYALVFMFFTLANVGLPGTSGFVGEFLTLLGTFKANTVVAFVAATGVILSAGYALWLYRRVTLGALIKESLKTITDMTPREKWIFAPLIAMTLLLGVYPRLVTDITGPSVAALLQDVHQSVPEKNDLAPRNVVADAGAAEAGH, encoded by the coding sequence ATGACGAACCTTCTTTCCATCATCACCTTCCTGCCGATCGTGGCCGCCGCCATCATGGCGATGTTTCTGCGCGGCGACGACGCGGCGGCGCAGACCAATGCCAAGTGGCTGGCGCTGATCGCGACCACGGCGACCTTCCTGATCTCGCTTTTCGTGCTGGCGGGCTTCGACCCGGCCGATACCGGCTTCCAGTTCGTCGAGGATCACCCCTGGATCATGGGGCTGCGCTACAAGATGGGCGTGGACGGGATCTCGATCCTGTTCGTGCTCTTGACCACCTTCCTGATGCCGCTGACCATCCTGTCGACCTGGGACGTGAAGACCCGGGTCAAGGAATACATGATCGCCTTCCTGGTGCTGGAAGGGCTGATGATCGGCGTCTTCACCGCGCTGGACCTGATCCTGTTCTACCTCTTCTTCGAGGCCGGGCTGATCCCGATGTTCCTGATCATCGGCATCTGGGGCGGGGCCAACCGCATCTATGCGGCCTTCAAGTTCTTCCTCTATACCTTCCTCGGCTCGGTGCTGATGCTCGTTGCGATGATCGTGATGTATCGCGCCGCCGGAACCACCGATATCGAGCAACTGCTGCAGTTCGACTTCTCCTCGGACCCGCTGCACTTCCTTGGCTGGACCATCATCGGCGGTACCCAGACCCTGCTGTTCCTCGCCTTCTTCGCCAGCTTCGCGGTGAAGATGCCGATGTGGCCGGTCCACACCTGGTTGCCGGACGCCCACGTTCAGGCGCCCACGGCGGGCTCGGTCGTGCTGGCCGCGGTGCTGCTCAAGATGGGCGGCTATGGCTTCCTGCGCTTCTCGCTGCCGATGTTCCCGGTCGCATCGGACATCTTCCAGCCGGTGGTCTTCTGGATGTCGGCCATCGCCATCGTCTATACCTCGCTGGTGGCGCTGGCGCAGACCGACATGAAGAAGCTGATCGCCTATAGCTCGGTCGCCCATATGGGCTATGTGACCATGGGCGTCTTTGCGGCGAACCAGCCGGGCATCGACGGCGCCATCTTCCAGATGCTGTCGCACGGCTTCATCTCGGGCGCCCTCTTCCTTTGCGTTGGCGTCATCTATGACCGGATGCACACGCGCGAGATTGACGCCTATGGCGGCCTGGTGAACCGGATGCCGGTCTATGCGCTGGTCTTCATGTTCTTCACCCTCGCCAATGTCGGCCTGCCGGGCACCTCGGGCTTCGTCGGTGAATTCCTGACGCTCCTGGGCACCTTCAAGGCCAATACCGTCGTGGCCTTCGTCGCCGCGACCGGGGTGATCCTGTCGGCCGGCTATGCGCTCTGGCTCTATCGCCGGGTGACGCTGGGGGCGCTGATCAAGGAAAGCCTCAAGACGATCACCGACATGACCCCGCGCGAGAAGTGGATCTTTGCGCCGCTGATCGCGATGACCCTGCTCTTGGGCGTCTATCCGCGGCTGGTGACCGATATCACCGGACCCTCCGTCGCAGCCTTGCTGCAGGACGTGCACCAGTCCGTCCCCGAAAAGAACGACCTTGCCCCGCGCAACGTGGTCGCCGATGCCGGCGCCGCGGAAGCCGGCCACTGA
- a CDS encoding NADH-quinone oxidoreductase subunit J has translation MMTFAFYLFAVSACIAGLMVVTARNPVHSVLWLILAFLSASGLFVLQGAEFVAMLLIIVYVGAVAVLFLFVVMMLDVDFAELRGEFARYLPLGGLIALILLAQLAIGFGAWQSADQAEALRTAPILAETLNTHAIGAILYDRYLLPFQLAGLILLVAMIGAIVLTLRHRRDIKRQDVLEQMWRDPAKTLELRDVKPGQGL, from the coding sequence ATGATGACATTCGCATTCTACCTGTTCGCGGTCAGCGCCTGCATTGCCGGCCTGATGGTCGTGACCGCCCGCAACCCGGTGCATTCGGTGCTGTGGCTGATCCTCGCCTTCCTCTCGGCCTCGGGCCTCTTCGTGCTTCAGGGCGCGGAATTCGTCGCCATGCTGCTGATCATCGTCTATGTCGGCGCGGTGGCGGTGCTGTTCCTCTTCGTCGTCATGATGCTGGACGTGGATTTCGCGGAACTCCGCGGCGAGTTTGCCCGCTACCTGCCGCTTGGCGGCCTGATCGCGCTGATCCTTCTGGCGCAGCTGGCCATCGGCTTCGGCGCCTGGCAATCGGCCGATCAGGCCGAGGCGCTGCGCACCGCCCCGATCTTGGCCGAGACGCTGAACACCCATGCCATCGGCGCCATCCTTTACGACCGCTACCTGCTGCCGTTCCAGCTGGCCGGGCTGATCCTGCTGGTCGCCATGATCGGCGCCATCGTGCTGACCCTGCGCCACCGCCGCGACATCAAGCGCCAGGACGTGCTGGAACAGATGTGGCGCGACCCGGCCAAGACGCTGGAACTGCGTGACGTGAAACCGGGGCAGGGGCTGTAA
- the nuoL gene encoding NADH-quinone oxidoreductase subunit L, whose translation MTSIILFAPLLAAIIAGFGWRIIGETAAQYLTTGVLFLACLLSWIVFLSFDGTTYMVPVMDWVVSGDFVSQWAIRVDRLTAIMLIVVTTVSALVHMYSIGYMAHDDNWTHHEHYKARFFAYLSFFTFAMLMLVTADNLLQMFFGWEGVGVASYLLIGFYYRKPSANAAAMKAFIVNRVGDFGFLLGIFGIYWLTGSIQFDAIFAAVPELAQMDMHFLWRDWNAANLLAVLLFIGAMGKSAQLFLHTWLPDAMEGPTPVSALIHAATMVTAGVFLVCRMSPLFEFAPEAKMFVAVVGATTAFFAATVGLVQNDIKRVIAYSTCSQLGYMFVAAGVGVYSVAMFHLFTHAFFKAMLFLGAGSVIHAMHHEQDMRNYGGLRKKIPLTFYAMLIGTLAITGVGIPLTTIGFAGFLSKDAVIESAFAGNSYAFWLLVAAAAMTSFYSWRLMFMTFWGKPRGDHHAHDHAHESPPVMTIPLGVLAAGAIFAGMIWYQPFFGSHDRVNQFFGIHHAEVAVEAGAEAGHGEAAPADAGHTEAAAPAEGEGEAHAAADTAAPAEGEHAAEPAAAAEGEGDHGGVVTVAADETPAAMGGAIYMAPYNHVMDEAHHSPKWVKVSPFIAMLGGLLLAWIFYIRSPETPGRLAAAQPALYQFLLNKWYFDEIYEVIFVRPAKWLGQQLWTGGDGRVIDGAINGVAMGLIPRLTRFAGRLQSGYLFHYAFAMVLGIVGLLIWVMMRGAH comes from the coding sequence ATGACGAGTATCATCCTCTTTGCCCCGCTTCTGGCCGCGATCATCGCCGGCTTTGGCTGGCGCATCATCGGCGAGACCGCCGCGCAATACCTGACCACGGGCGTCTTGTTCCTCGCCTGTCTGCTCAGCTGGATCGTCTTCCTGAGCTTCGACGGCACCACCTACATGGTGCCGGTGATGGACTGGGTTGTCTCGGGCGATTTCGTCAGCCAATGGGCCATCCGCGTCGACCGGCTGACCGCGATCATGCTGATCGTCGTCACCACCGTCTCGGCGCTCGTGCACATGTATTCGATCGGCTACATGGCCCATGACGACAACTGGACCCATCACGAGCATTACAAGGCGCGCTTCTTCGCCTATCTGTCGTTCTTCACCTTCGCCATGCTGATGCTGGTGACGGCCGACAACCTCCTCCAGATGTTCTTTGGCTGGGAAGGCGTGGGTGTCGCCTCCTACCTGCTGATCGGCTTCTATTATCGCAAGCCCTCGGCCAATGCCGCCGCCATGAAGGCCTTCATCGTCAACCGCGTCGGTGACTTCGGCTTCCTGCTGGGCATCTTCGGCATCTACTGGCTGACCGGCTCGATCCAGTTCGACGCGATCTTCGCTGCCGTCCCGGAGCTGGCGCAGATGGACATGCATTTCCTCTGGCGCGACTGGAATGCCGCGAACCTGCTGGCCGTCCTGCTGTTCATCGGCGCGATGGGTAAATCGGCGCAGCTGTTCCTGCACACCTGGCTGCCGGACGCGATGGAAGGCCCGACGCCTGTTTCCGCGCTGATCCACGCCGCGACCATGGTGACGGCGGGGGTGTTCCTCGTCTGCCGCATGTCGCCGCTGTTCGAGTTCGCGCCCGAGGCCAAGATGTTCGTGGCCGTCGTGGGTGCCACCACCGCCTTCTTCGCCGCGACCGTGGGCCTGGTGCAGAACGACATCAAGCGCGTCATCGCCTATTCGACCTGTTCGCAGCTGGGCTACATGTTCGTGGCCGCCGGCGTCGGCGTCTATTCAGTGGCGATGTTCCACCTGTTCACGCACGCCTTCTTCAAGGCCATGCTGTTCCTCGGCGCCGGCTCGGTCATCCATGCGATGCATCACGAGCAGGACATGCGGAACTATGGCGGCTTGCGGAAGAAGATCCCGCTGACCTTCTACGCCATGCTGATCGGCACGCTGGCCATCACCGGCGTCGGCATCCCGCTGACCACCATCGGCTTTGCCGGCTTCCTGTCCAAGGACGCGGTGATCGAAAGCGCCTTTGCCGGCAACAGCTATGCCTTCTGGCTGTTGGTCGCGGCGGCGGCGATGACCAGCTTCTACAGCTGGCGGCTGATGTTCATGACCTTCTGGGGCAAGCCGCGCGGCGATCACCATGCGCATGACCACGCCCATGAATCGCCCCCGGTGATGACCATTCCGCTTGGCGTCCTGGCCGCCGGCGCGATTTTTGCCGGGATGATCTGGTATCAGCCCTTCTTCGGCAGCCATGACCGGGTGAACCAGTTCTTCGGCATCCACCATGCCGAGGTGGCCGTCGAAGCCGGTGCCGAGGCCGGACATGGCGAGGCTGCGCCTGCTGACGCTGGCCACACCGAGGCCGCCGCACCTGCCGAGGGTGAGGGCGAGGCCCATGCCGCCGCCGATACCGCCGCGCCCGCCGAGGGCGAACATGCCGCTGAGCCTGCCGCTGCGGCAGAGGGCGAGGGCGATCATGGCGGCGTGGTGACCGTTGCTGCCGATGAAACCCCGGCTGCCATGGGCGGGGCGATCTACATGGCGCCCTATAACCACGTCATGGACGAGGCCCACCATTCGCCCAAATGGGTGAAGGTCTCGCCCTTCATCGCCATGCTGGGCGGTCTTCTGCTGGCCTGGATCTTCTACATCCGCAGCCCGGAAACGCCGGGACGTCTGGCCGCAGCGCAACCGGCGCTGTACCAGTTCCTGCTGAACAAGTGGTATTTCGACGAGATTTACGAGGTGATCTTCGTGCGTCCGGCGAAATGGCTGGGCCAGCAGCTGTGGACGGGCGGCGACGGGCGGGTTATCGACGGCGCGATCAACGGGGTGGCGATGGGTCTGATCCCGCGGCTGACCCGTTTCGCCGGCCGGCTGCAATCCGGCTATCTGTTCCACTATGCCTTCGCGATGGTTCTGGGCATCGTTGGGCTTCTGATCTGGGTGATGATGCGGGGCGCGCACTGA
- the nuoK gene encoding NADH-quinone oxidoreductase subunit NuoK: protein MISLTHYLVVGAILFVTGVFGIFVNRKNVIVILMSIELMLLAVNVNFVAFSSHLGDLAGQVFTMFILTVAAAEAAIGLAILVVFFRNRGTIEVEDVNVMKG, encoded by the coding sequence ATGATAAGCTTGACACATTACCTTGTCGTGGGGGCGATCCTGTTCGTCACCGGCGTGTTCGGTATCTTCGTGAACCGAAAGAACGTCATCGTCATCCTGATGTCGATCGAGTTGATGCTTCTGGCGGTGAACGTGAACTTTGTCGCGTTCTCCTCGCATCTGGGCGATCTGGCGGGGCAGGTCTTCACCATGTTCATCCTGACCGTGGCCGCGGCTGAGGCCGCCATCGGCCTCGCGATCCTGGTGGTGTTCTTCCGCAACCGCGGCACCATCGAGGTCGAAGACGTCAACGTGATGAAGGGCTGA
- a CDS encoding carboxymuconolactone decarboxylase family protein, translating to MNDGFQKLFQQMLESGQEMARAFNPALEKVDTKAFEKLIPTMSSDMLEMWFGKTFNRDGLDARTRLLVTVAAMTVQGAHAEPQLRMTIRHALEAGATRREIAEVIYQMGMFGGIPAMQKALDVAQSVFAETDKGAEDDKL from the coding sequence ATGAACGACGGCTTCCAGAAACTGTTCCAGCAGATGCTCGAATCCGGGCAGGAGATGGCGCGCGCCTTCAATCCGGCGCTGGAGAAGGTCGATACCAAGGCCTTCGAGAAGCTGATCCCGACCATGTCCTCGGACATGCTGGAAATGTGGTTCGGCAAGACCTTCAACCGCGACGGGCTTGACGCGCGGACGCGGCTGCTGGTGACGGTGGCGGCGATGACCGTGCAGGGCGCCCATGCCGAGCCGCAGTTGCGCATGACCATCCGTCATGCGCTCGAGGCCGGCGCAACCCGGCGCGAGATCGCCGAGGTGATCTATCAGATGGGCATGTTCGGCGGCATCCCGGCGATGCAGAAGGCCCTGGACGTGGCGCAAAGCGTGTTCGCGGAAACGGACAAGGGCGCAGAGGACGACAAGCTATGA